One part of the Anaeromyxobacter sp. Fw109-5 genome encodes these proteins:
- a CDS encoding Rv1355c family protein: MRGPHQLEFRETAQSPRPRPAGPPGFEHAPPDPDRVLRPGHEGNRWRPEAFAAGDPAARERLAARVVEGGLAVHDTLREQLVELLETREPARELEPAELGERLAAHLEGAPLAHHGTWFLYPWSRRVVHVLPEDEFRELRASRNRNKISSEEQERLRALRLGVIGLSVGSASAVALAMEQVGGELYLADHDRLSLSNLNRLRAGVHEIGLPKAVLTARAIAELDPYLRVRPFLDGITDGNMDAFLRPGGRPLDLLVEECDDLYVKVRVREAARALRIPVLMETSDRGLLDVERFDLEPGRPVLHGLVGAIDAERLRGLDTSEKVPIVLRILGERSISPRLAASLVEVKATLKTWPQLASAVSLGAAVVTDAARRIALGQLTSSGRFYVDLDELVRDGAGAALPGLQDPPPAQVEAACAAAPAPVAPMVVRSRAALDAQRVRELVWLATLAPSGGNCQPWRFSWDGKRLRLVHDAARSRSFLDHRDLASWLAFGAAVENVALAAAAMGLDAAVELRPDPGDPAAVCDLRFAATGGAAPASVVALAAAIPERVTNRKLAPRAPLARHAHDLLLRVAAEVPGAALHLVEDPERLAALGEVLGRGDRLRFLSRTMHREMMGELRWSAEEARATRDGLDVATLELSGADQAGLRVMSSWAAMELVGRLGGGRALEKPAARAMAAASAAGLVSVPEHTREAYFAGGRAMQRVWLQATVLGLAFQPMTPLTYLFARLASGGGEGLTPAEATTLRELRGRLDRLFPDARGRGEPMLFRLAVAPPASARALRRGVEEVLEVDPSAETRAGPLRAAPFTSATHRRAG, encoded by the coding sequence ATGCGCGGTCCGCACCAGCTGGAGTTTCGGGAGACCGCCCAGTCGCCGCGGCCCCGCCCCGCCGGCCCTCCCGGCTTCGAGCACGCGCCGCCCGATCCGGACCGGGTGCTGCGGCCCGGCCACGAGGGGAACCGGTGGCGGCCGGAGGCGTTCGCCGCAGGCGACCCGGCGGCGCGCGAGCGGCTCGCCGCGCGCGTCGTCGAGGGCGGCCTCGCCGTGCACGACACGCTGCGGGAGCAGCTCGTGGAGCTCCTCGAGACCCGCGAGCCCGCCCGGGAGCTCGAGCCCGCGGAGCTGGGCGAGCGGCTTGCGGCGCATCTCGAGGGGGCGCCGCTCGCGCACCACGGCACCTGGTTCCTCTACCCGTGGTCCCGGCGGGTCGTGCACGTGCTGCCGGAGGACGAGTTCCGCGAGCTCCGGGCGAGCCGGAACAGGAACAAGATCTCGTCCGAGGAGCAGGAGCGGCTCCGCGCCCTCCGGCTCGGCGTCATCGGGCTCTCGGTGGGGAGCGCGAGCGCGGTCGCCCTCGCGATGGAGCAGGTGGGCGGGGAGCTCTACCTCGCGGACCACGACCGGCTGAGCCTCTCGAACCTGAACCGGCTCCGGGCCGGCGTGCACGAGATCGGGCTCCCCAAGGCCGTGCTCACCGCGCGCGCCATCGCCGAGCTCGATCCGTACCTGCGCGTGCGACCGTTCCTGGACGGGATCACCGACGGGAACATGGACGCGTTCCTTCGACCCGGCGGGCGTCCGCTCGACCTGCTCGTGGAGGAGTGCGACGACCTCTACGTGAAGGTGCGGGTGCGGGAGGCGGCGCGCGCGCTGCGCATCCCCGTGCTCATGGAGACGAGCGACCGGGGCCTCCTCGACGTCGAGCGCTTCGACCTCGAGCCCGGGCGGCCCGTCCTCCACGGCCTCGTCGGCGCCATCGACGCGGAGCGCCTCCGCGGCCTCGACACCTCGGAGAAGGTGCCCATCGTGCTCCGCATCCTCGGCGAACGGTCGATCTCGCCGCGCCTGGCGGCGTCGCTCGTGGAGGTGAAGGCCACGCTCAAGACCTGGCCGCAGCTCGCCTCGGCCGTCTCGCTCGGCGCTGCGGTCGTGACCGACGCCGCGCGCCGCATCGCGCTCGGCCAGCTCACCTCGTCCGGGCGGTTCTACGTGGACCTCGACGAGCTCGTGCGCGACGGAGCGGGGGCGGCGCTGCCCGGGCTCCAGGACCCCCCGCCCGCGCAGGTCGAAGCGGCGTGCGCCGCCGCGCCGGCCCCGGTCGCCCCCATGGTGGTGCGGTCGCGCGCGGCGCTCGACGCGCAGCGCGTCCGGGAGCTCGTGTGGCTCGCCACGCTCGCGCCGTCCGGGGGGAACTGCCAGCCCTGGCGGTTCTCTTGGGACGGCAAGCGTCTCCGCCTGGTCCACGACGCCGCCCGCTCGCGGTCGTTCCTCGACCACCGCGATCTCGCCAGCTGGCTCGCGTTCGGCGCCGCCGTCGAGAACGTGGCGCTCGCCGCGGCCGCGATGGGGCTCGACGCCGCGGTCGAGCTCCGCCCGGATCCGGGCGATCCCGCCGCGGTGTGCGATCTCCGCTTCGCCGCGACGGGCGGCGCCGCGCCGGCGAGCGTCGTCGCGCTCGCGGCGGCCATCCCGGAGCGGGTCACGAACCGCAAGCTCGCGCCGCGCGCTCCGCTCGCCCGGCACGCGCACGACCTCCTCCTCCGCGTCGCCGCGGAGGTGCCCGGCGCGGCGCTGCACCTCGTCGAGGACCCGGAGCGGCTCGCCGCGCTCGGCGAGGTGCTCGGGCGAGGGGACCGGCTGCGCTTCCTCTCGCGCACCATGCATCGCGAGATGATGGGGGAGCTCCGCTGGAGCGCCGAGGAGGCGCGCGCGACGCGCGACGGCCTGGACGTCGCCACGCTCGAGCTCTCCGGCGCGGATCAGGCGGGCCTGCGCGTGATGTCGTCCTGGGCCGCGATGGAGCTCGTGGGCCGCCTCGGCGGCGGGCGCGCCCTCGAGAAGCCGGCGGCGCGGGCGATGGCGGCGGCGAGCGCCGCGGGCCTCGTCTCCGTGCCCGAGCACACGCGCGAGGCCTACTTCGCAGGGGGCCGGGCCATGCAGCGCGTGTGGCTCCAGGCGACGGTCCTCGGCCTCGCGTTCCAGCCCATGACGCCGCTCACGTACCTCTTCGCGCGCCTGGCGTCCGGCGGCGGCGAGGGGCTCACGCCGGCGGAGGCCACCACGCTGCGCGAGCTGCGGGGCCGGCTCGACCGGCTGTTCCCCGACGCGCGGGGGCGGGGGGAGCCCATGCTGTTCCGGCTCGCCGTCGCGCCCCCGGCGAGCGCGCGCGCCCTGCGCCGCGGCGTCGAGGAGGTGCTGGAGGTCGATCCGTCGGCGGAAACGCGGGCGGGTCCGCTCCGGGCGGCGCCGTTCACGTCCGCGACGCACCGGCGCGCCGGCTGA
- a CDS encoding PP2C family protein-serine/threonine phosphatase yields MHSEVVQNLLVLLAGAALINTGFAAALWRSTRDPLFRMLFVAWASVIASALLQSALTQNHLAVTLGFASVFVNNAAFAQLLASVAEVAVPWRRLVLLLGGGLACSVLAAAAGAPFVVVAGPTAVAVAAPSLAVGLDVIRHRWTTLHAQGRALALACILFSAHNLDYVFLRGREGLAPVGFTVAFLVIFAISISAPAALLEVVTKRQARLAAQIEIARTLQARLVPPDSRLERFEFACHMRQADSVGGDYLHHFETEDSEWFFAGDVVGHGFHSGLLALMAHSALSSIIEARPEVSPRELNHLVNRVLWRNLAQLEDRRFMTIVAIRRDARGDRLVVSGCHEDLLVYRAASKEVQTLEVQHLPLGVGFTPDLPLERIGDATLELRPGDLVFVGTDGVFEAARHGRHELGLFGPEPVVELLSRCGDEPLGELRRRLVERLDEFTDGRYADDVAFFMLRARAPGAPA; encoded by the coding sequence ATGCACTCCGAGGTCGTGCAGAACCTCCTCGTCCTCCTGGCGGGGGCGGCCCTCATCAACACCGGCTTCGCGGCGGCGTTGTGGCGCAGCACGCGCGACCCGCTGTTCCGCATGCTCTTCGTCGCCTGGGCGTCGGTGATCGCGTCCGCGCTGCTCCAGAGCGCGCTCACGCAGAACCACCTGGCGGTCACGCTCGGCTTCGCCTCCGTCTTCGTCAACAACGCGGCCTTCGCGCAGCTCCTCGCCTCGGTGGCCGAGGTCGCGGTGCCGTGGCGCAGGCTCGTCCTGCTCCTCGGCGGGGGGCTCGCCTGCTCCGTCCTCGCCGCGGCGGCCGGGGCGCCCTTCGTCGTGGTCGCGGGGCCGACCGCGGTCGCCGTCGCCGCGCCCTCGCTGGCGGTCGGGCTCGACGTCATCCGCCACCGCTGGACCACGCTCCACGCGCAGGGACGCGCCCTGGCGCTGGCCTGCATCCTCTTCTCGGCGCACAACCTCGACTACGTGTTCCTGCGCGGCCGCGAGGGGCTCGCGCCCGTCGGGTTCACGGTGGCGTTCCTCGTGATCTTCGCGATCTCGATCAGCGCGCCCGCGGCGCTCCTCGAGGTGGTGACGAAGCGGCAGGCGCGCCTCGCGGCCCAGATCGAGATCGCCCGCACGCTCCAGGCGCGGCTCGTGCCCCCCGACTCCCGCCTCGAGCGGTTCGAGTTCGCCTGCCACATGCGGCAGGCCGACTCGGTCGGCGGGGACTACCTGCACCACTTCGAGACGGAGGACAGCGAGTGGTTCTTCGCGGGAGACGTGGTCGGGCACGGCTTCCACTCCGGGCTGCTGGCGCTCATGGCGCACAGCGCGCTCTCGTCGATCATCGAGGCGCGCCCGGAGGTCTCGCCCCGCGAGCTGAACCACCTCGTGAACCGGGTCCTGTGGCGGAACCTCGCCCAGCTCGAGGACCGGCGCTTCATGACGATCGTGGCGATCCGGAGGGACGCGCGCGGCGACCGGCTCGTGGTGAGCGGCTGCCACGAGGACCTGCTCGTCTACCGCGCCGCCTCGAAGGAGGTGCAGACGCTGGAGGTCCAGCACCTGCCCCTCGGCGTCGGCTTCACGCCCGATCTCCCCCTCGAGCGCATCGGCGACGCCACGCTCGAGCTCCGCCCCGGAGACCTGGTGTTCGTGGGGACGGACGGGGTGTTCGAGGCGGCGCGCCACGGTCGTCACGAGCTCGGGCTGTTCGGCCCCGAGCCGGTCGTGGAGCTGCTGTCCCGCTGCGGCGACGAGCCGCTGGGGGAGCTCCGGCGGCGCCTGGTGGAGCGGCTCGACGAGTTCACCGACGGTCGCTACGCGGACGACGTCGCGTTCTTCATGCTGCGCGCGCGCGCCCCGGGCGCTCCGGCATGA
- a CDS encoding response regulator transcription factor gives MRAIRWDHPDAFDDVLLLVAPDDAHRRVLRERLAQVRGREQPGERGLHPRFKIVAVPGGRESLRRAGGVTIAMVNLELPKGPGLETIRELREAREDLAILAYATTAGASDAMAAVMAGADFFFDCRDESSAALAHVVDLAIERRRLTHTIEKQEADVEEARGRLAQLAGELVGTMPGLWPLHSREDVLPFREAARRYLLAATRFFARDPRGLAKALGVSYFSLRRLLARYDVPFPAARPRK, from the coding sequence ATGCGCGCGATCCGCTGGGATCATCCCGACGCGTTCGATGACGTGCTCCTGCTCGTAGCCCCGGACGACGCCCACCGCCGGGTGCTGCGCGAGCGCCTCGCCCAGGTCCGCGGACGCGAGCAGCCAGGCGAGCGCGGCCTTCACCCCCGGTTCAAGATCGTCGCCGTCCCGGGCGGTCGCGAATCGCTCAGGCGCGCCGGCGGCGTCACCATCGCGATGGTGAACCTCGAGCTGCCCAAGGGGCCGGGGCTCGAGACGATCCGGGAGCTCCGCGAGGCGCGCGAGGACCTCGCCATCCTGGCGTACGCCACGACGGCGGGGGCGTCGGATGCGATGGCCGCGGTGATGGCCGGCGCGGACTTCTTCTTCGACTGCCGCGACGAGTCGAGCGCGGCGCTGGCCCACGTGGTGGACCTGGCCATCGAGCGCCGGCGGCTCACCCACACCATCGAGAAGCAGGAGGCGGACGTGGAGGAGGCCCGCGGCAGGCTGGCCCAGCTCGCCGGGGAGCTCGTCGGCACGATGCCGGGGCTGTGGCCGCTGCACTCGCGTGAGGACGTCCTGCCCTTCCGCGAGGCCGCGCGCCGCTATCTCCTCGCCGCCACGCGCTTCTTCGCGCGCGACCCGCGCGGCCTCGCGAAGGCGCTCGGCGTGTCCTACTTCTCGCTGCGGCGACTCCTCGCGCGGTACGACGTCCCGTTCCCGGCGGCGCGCCCCCGCAAGTAG
- a CDS encoding IPT/TIG domain-containing protein encodes MAALALALAACGPPERSDERTSSSAPVEAAAAAKQIELTSYTYGKIDGQLADQLVKVFSPKKWRGETDGPVLLSGASLATLTDDQKAALKTILKEGHAILITGVTQEQLVRAHDLIAQKYPSIKLSGTTPAELYVLAYPQERVRTLAIRSVSPGRLPWDSEKRYAAHAKAVAEWFQEHVRGTQPVAMAVAADSNYNVLPTDSTQFPFMHSHQYEMAAYYNGTCKTTDSCINIVKTNLYAWAVHNPLPSTSEQPTDYIVARVTGDINVSDCVLPLGGDGDRFAGYWLQQANFSAHIPDMTVSGYRLVDGVLLGDTAPGNANPDVTVNKGVSFSFGGSGTIGSSAGFSGAKPSAEVSKSLGFNFGVTYTNETQTTYKAMQTIAKVPADASNPSKVLWTWDSWRFVEDNIKPANHACGGPGLLKENLPSIIYGGGLSGADASQAEFVWALKPDVRRALGTNVNDGYTYLPVQVDTSMLLGWAFFWQDIGYCSESDASATGYHYKLGGKSIDIVGTTSSPFATAPNNTALYAGDGLAFDSGCGTAVNFGTIPLGNRLSCDGNHPCLNPGPPFAFEPMEVTIPLAPDPRRMTLTSIEPTAGPMGARITLRGTALNTATYVYIGGQPAPASLEFENGVPVITTVAPALNYPAGYTVRIEVQNAVVTSQDFDFTYTGMPPAPDD; translated from the coding sequence ATGGCAGCGCTGGCGCTGGCGCTGGCGGCCTGCGGCCCGCCCGAACGGAGCGATGAGCGGACCAGCTCATCCGCGCCGGTCGAGGCGGCGGCAGCGGCGAAGCAGATCGAGCTCACCAGCTACACGTATGGAAAGATCGACGGGCAGCTGGCCGATCAGCTCGTGAAGGTGTTCTCCCCCAAGAAGTGGCGCGGAGAGACCGACGGCCCGGTGCTCCTCTCCGGAGCGAGCCTCGCCACGCTCACCGACGATCAGAAGGCCGCGCTGAAGACGATCCTGAAGGAGGGGCATGCCATCCTGATCACGGGCGTCACGCAGGAGCAGCTCGTGCGGGCGCATGACCTCATCGCCCAGAAGTATCCCTCGATCAAGCTCTCGGGCACCACGCCAGCGGAGCTCTACGTGCTCGCCTACCCCCAGGAGCGAGTGCGCACGCTGGCGATCCGATCCGTCTCCCCCGGGCGCCTTCCCTGGGACAGCGAGAAGCGCTACGCGGCTCACGCGAAGGCGGTCGCCGAATGGTTCCAGGAGCACGTCCGGGGGACGCAGCCGGTCGCCATGGCCGTCGCCGCGGACAGCAACTACAACGTCTTGCCGACCGACAGCACGCAGTTTCCGTTCATGCACTCTCACCAGTACGAGATGGCGGCGTACTACAACGGGACGTGCAAGACGACGGATTCGTGCATCAACATCGTCAAGACGAATCTGTATGCCTGGGCGGTGCACAACCCCTTGCCGTCGACGTCGGAGCAGCCCACCGATTACATCGTCGCGCGGGTGACGGGCGACATCAACGTCTCGGACTGCGTGCTCCCCCTCGGTGGCGATGGGGATCGGTTCGCGGGCTACTGGCTCCAGCAAGCCAACTTCAGCGCCCACATCCCGGACATGACGGTGAGTGGCTACCGGCTGGTGGACGGCGTCCTGCTGGGCGACACCGCGCCTGGGAACGCGAACCCCGACGTGACGGTGAACAAGGGCGTCAGCTTCAGCTTCGGGGGGTCGGGGACGATCGGCTCGAGCGCGGGGTTCTCGGGGGCGAAGCCCAGCGCAGAGGTCAGCAAGTCCCTCGGCTTCAACTTCGGCGTGACCTACACGAACGAGACGCAGACCACCTACAAGGCGATGCAGACGATCGCGAAGGTCCCCGCCGACGCATCGAATCCATCGAAGGTGCTGTGGACCTGGGATTCCTGGCGCTTCGTCGAGGACAACATCAAGCCGGCCAACCACGCCTGTGGCGGCCCCGGGCTCCTCAAGGAGAATCTCCCGTCCATCATCTACGGGGGTGGGCTCAGCGGGGCAGACGCGTCCCAGGCGGAATTCGTGTGGGCGCTGAAGCCCGACGTCCGTCGCGCGCTGGGGACCAACGTCAATGACGGTTACACCTACCTGCCCGTGCAGGTCGACACGTCCATGCTCCTGGGATGGGCGTTCTTCTGGCAGGACATCGGCTATTGCTCCGAGAGCGACGCCTCGGCCACGGGGTACCATTACAAGCTCGGCGGGAAGAGCATCGACATCGTGGGCACGACGAGCTCCCCGTTCGCCACCGCCCCGAACAACACGGCCCTGTATGCCGGGGATGGCCTCGCGTTCGATTCGGGCTGCGGCACCGCGGTGAACTTCGGCACCATCCCGCTCGGGAACAGGCTGAGCTGCGATGGCAATCACCCCTGCCTCAACCCCGGTCCTCCCTTTGCGTTCGAGCCCATGGAGGTCACGATCCCGCTCGCCCCGGATCCGCGCAGGATGACGCTGACGAGCATCGAGCCGACGGCCGGTCCGATGGGCGCGAGGATCACGCTGCGAGGAACCGCCCTGAACACCGCCACGTACGTGTACATCGGTGGACAGCCGGCCCCGGCGTCACTGGAGTTCGAGAACGGCGTCCCGGTGATCACGACGGTGGCCCCGGCCCTGAACTATCCGGCCGGGTATACGGTCCGGATCGAGGTCCAGAACGCCGTCGTGACCAGCCAGGACTTCGACTTCACGTATACGGGTATGCCGCCGGCGCCAGACGACTAG
- a CDS encoding helix-turn-helix domain-containing protein, which produces MPALADKFALNLKSERLRRKLSQEALATKARLSVSYISMLERRQRTPPLETLECLAKALAVSPTSLLE; this is translated from the coding sequence ATGCCCGCACTCGCCGACAAGTTCGCCCTGAACCTCAAGAGCGAACGTCTCCGCCGCAAGCTGTCCCAGGAGGCCCTCGCCACGAAGGCGCGGCTCTCGGTCTCCTACATCTCGATGCTCGAGCGGCGCCAGCGGACGCCGCCCCTCGAGACGCTCGAGTGCCTCGCGAAGGCCCTCGCGGTCTCGCCGACGTCGCTGCTCGAGTGA
- a CDS encoding ATP-binding protein — MSTPTVLGAFPEVTPPPLSAIELEVFPIDLVTEWRRCGMIADFMADYMGQGFERPDTARSVLSTVMNELVENAAKFSADARAPARASIRHHGEVVHLEIQNEATEQHLQSLRDLLPALARGDAADVFHRRVQDRRGLGIALLAKDYGATVGATVLPAQAGGRVTVCLRVELSAAEVEQR, encoded by the coding sequence ATGAGCACCCCCACCGTCCTCGGCGCGTTCCCCGAGGTCACCCCCCCGCCGCTCAGCGCGATCGAGCTGGAGGTCTTCCCGATAGACCTCGTGACCGAGTGGCGACGTTGCGGCATGATCGCCGACTTCATGGCCGACTACATGGGGCAAGGCTTCGAGCGGCCCGACACGGCGCGCAGCGTCCTCTCCACCGTGATGAACGAGCTCGTGGAGAACGCCGCCAAGTTCAGCGCGGACGCTCGCGCGCCGGCCCGCGCCTCGATCCGCCACCACGGTGAGGTGGTGCACCTCGAGATCCAAAACGAGGCCACCGAGCAGCACCTCCAGAGCCTGCGGGACCTGCTCCCCGCGCTCGCCCGGGGCGACGCGGCCGACGTGTTCCACCGGCGGGTACAGGATCGGCGCGGGCTCGGCATCGCCCTGCTCGCTAAGGATTACGGCGCGACCGTGGGGGCCACGGTCCTGCCCGCCCAGGCGGGCGGAAGGGTGACGGTCTGCCTGCGCGTGGAGCTCAGCGCGGCGGAGGTCGAGCAGCGATGA
- a CDS encoding STAS domain-containing protein — protein MKPNKADYSVEAGPSPGTWLLRGVMRLESPEAYARAFEPLIASLGRGPAISIDLTQVAFLNSSGIRALADVLLQARDKRCQVKLFGSAAVPWQKKLASSLTALFPEIVMRVDR, from the coding sequence ATGAAGCCGAACAAGGCGGACTACTCGGTGGAGGCGGGGCCGTCCCCGGGCACGTGGCTCCTGCGCGGGGTGATGCGCCTCGAATCGCCCGAGGCCTACGCGCGGGCGTTCGAGCCCTTGATCGCCTCCCTGGGGAGGGGCCCGGCCATCTCGATCGACCTGACGCAGGTCGCCTTCCTGAACAGCTCCGGGATCCGGGCGCTCGCCGACGTGCTCCTGCAGGCGCGCGACAAGCGCTGCCAGGTGAAGCTGTTCGGGAGCGCGGCGGTCCCGTGGCAGAAGAAGCTCGCGAGCTCGCTCACGGCCCTCTTCCCCGAGATCGTGATGCGCGTCGACCGCTGA
- a CDS encoding OmpA family protein: protein MTLLSVALASAAAAQESFELERLQLDPAARGSLVVGDGEVAPAGTVRGVAAFDRQHRSLVTRGDDLLGRRDDRGWAAVVEDRDTLRLTLDYVVLPRVELYGRVNFVMNQGEGLQAASSGFGATSFGLRLGALQQASGAPFNLALAGEFFAPWGTRSIFAKPANPAGLFRLELGRDFGKNTVGVEGGYYLTDEQLVGSRTVGSEIRYGVVLARKGVIRPELSYRGAVGVDGERGPAYGEVLAGLRFNIGPVEVFGLGGPGIFNRYGTPQWRALAGFALRFERQEKAEEPAPAPEPAPAAAPPPPPPADPCAPGQAHTPDQCPDLDDDGDGVANRDDECPSEQGLAELKGCAAKDGDGDGVPDHQDKCPAEAGSADNEGCPRVVVEKEAKKVELREKVQFDTGKATIKPESAGLLDEIAKVLAEHAEITRVVIEGHSDSSGGAALNKRLSQARADAVLKALVERGIAKERLSAKGFGPSRPIASNDTPEGREANRRVEISIAQSE from the coding sequence GTGACATTGCTGTCGGTGGCGCTCGCCTCGGCGGCCGCCGCCCAGGAGAGCTTCGAGCTCGAGAGGCTCCAGCTCGACCCCGCCGCGCGCGGCTCTCTCGTCGTCGGCGACGGCGAGGTCGCGCCCGCCGGCACCGTCCGTGGCGTGGCCGCGTTCGACCGCCAGCATCGCTCCCTCGTGACCCGCGGCGATGATCTCCTCGGCCGGCGCGACGACCGAGGCTGGGCCGCGGTCGTCGAGGACCGAGACACGCTGCGCCTGACCCTCGACTACGTCGTCCTGCCTCGCGTCGAGCTCTACGGGCGCGTCAACTTCGTCATGAACCAGGGCGAGGGGCTGCAGGCCGCGTCGTCGGGCTTCGGCGCCACGTCCTTCGGTCTCAGGCTCGGCGCGCTGCAGCAGGCCTCGGGCGCGCCCTTCAACCTCGCGCTCGCGGGCGAGTTCTTCGCGCCCTGGGGCACGAGGAGCATCTTCGCGAAGCCTGCGAACCCCGCCGGCCTCTTTCGCCTCGAGCTCGGCCGTGACTTCGGAAAGAACACCGTCGGCGTCGAGGGCGGCTACTACCTCACCGACGAGCAGCTCGTCGGCAGCCGCACGGTCGGCTCGGAGATCCGCTACGGCGTCGTGCTCGCGCGCAAGGGTGTCATCCGGCCCGAGCTCTCCTATCGCGGCGCGGTGGGGGTGGACGGCGAGCGGGGGCCCGCGTACGGCGAGGTCCTCGCGGGCCTGAGGTTCAACATCGGGCCGGTCGAGGTGTTCGGCCTCGGCGGCCCCGGCATCTTCAACCGGTACGGCACCCCGCAGTGGCGCGCCCTCGCAGGCTTCGCGCTCCGCTTCGAGCGCCAGGAGAAGGCCGAGGAGCCGGCCCCCGCGCCCGAGCCCGCCCCCGCGGCGGCGCCGCCCCCGCCCCCGCCCGCGGATCCGTGCGCGCCCGGCCAGGCGCACACGCCCGACCAGTGCCCCGACCTCGACGACGACGGCGACGGCGTGGCGAACAGGGACGACGAGTGCCCGTCGGAGCAGGGGCTCGCGGAGCTGAAGGGCTGCGCGGCGAAGGACGGGGACGGCGACGGCGTGCCGGATCACCAGGACAAGTGTCCGGCGGAGGCGGGCTCTGCGGACAACGAGGGCTGCCCGCGCGTGGTGGTCGAGAAGGAGGCGAAGAAGGTCGAGCTCAGGGAGAAGGTCCAGTTCGACACCGGCAAGGCGACCATCAAGCCGGAGTCCGCCGGGCTCCTCGACGAGATCGCGAAGGTGCTCGCGGAGCACGCCGAGATCACCCGCGTCGTCATCGAGGGTCACTCCGACTCGTCCGGCGGCGCCGCGCTGAACAAGCGGCTCTCGCAGGCGCGCGCCGACGCGGTGCTGAAGGCGCTCGTCGAGCGGGGCATCGCCAAGGAGCGGCTGTCGGCGAAGGGCTTCGGCCCGAGCCGCCCGATCGCCTCCAACGACACCCCCGAGGGCCGTGAGGCCAACCGGCGGGTCGAGATCTCGATCGCCCAGTCCGAGTAG